Proteins from a single region of Osmerus eperlanus chromosome 26, fOsmEpe2.1, whole genome shotgun sequence:
- the mylk4b gene encoding myosin light chain kinase family member 4 isoform X1: MRDMGGKEKKMLVIANIPKHTGSDKKPPCVEGRSDLTPARKRQASDPQPLRPTSPGGDKMEGLKGIRNRSNSLRLGRLAFYRHLEKVETMRSFWELKHMELKGDCPEVKDLRGKDGKDKSNLNTKGIKTQKKRSPPDSTDSAPLRDSAPLREALLQDQVEKLNRENTERSHGDPEAEGVGVDGGGGGRAELLGLILGEQHVPAVPSLAGEEEGWSSPGEQEEEKEQEEEEEGDVFRDSESEVEEEKEEGELKVKEPPGEEEEEEEKRRGGEGEEEETSEQQVLRPAVDIPTQNPESSLPSLESSEVAASSKRRVTEEEVVKDDLKKSRVEEKEVEEKGVEEEEGGRVPEEEEPDTAQSHSLESEEVDGESSVKEYMIDSSPPPSAPFEHRIVVPKPHQIATFYSINREEVLGGGRFGQVHKCVENSSGLTLAAKIIKARSLKEKEVVKNEIQVMNQLNHANLIQLYAAFESRHDIILVMEYVDGGELFDRIIDENYNLTELDTVLFIRQISEGLQYMHKMYILHLDLKPENILCVSRVTNKIKIIDFGLARRYKPREKLRVNFGTPEFLAPEVINYEFVSFPTDMWSLGVITYMLLSGLSPFLGDDDNETLNNILACQWNFEEEEFTEISEEAKDFITRLLVKSKSWRMSAAESLRHPWLSDHSLHYRLHQKKNKCHSTHAPPPES, encoded by the exons ATGAGAGacatgggagggaaggagaagaagatgtTAGTTATTGCCAACATACCGAAACATACAGG ATCAGACAAAAAACCTCCGTGTGTGGAAGGTCGCAGTGACTTGACCCCCGCCCGGAAACGACAGGCGTCGGATCCCCAGCCGCTTCGCCCCACCTCGCCAGGCGGGGACAAGATGGAGGGGCTGAAGGGGATACGTAACCGCAGCAACAGCCTCCGGCTGGGTCGCTTGGCGTTCTACCGCcacctggagaaggtggagaccaTGCGCAGCTTCTGGGAGCTCAAACACATGGAGCTGAAGGGAGACTGTCCTGAG gTGAAAGACCTCAGAGGAAAGGATGGGAAGGACAAGTCCAACCTTAACACAAAGGGCATTAAGACCCAGAAGAAGAGGAGTCCCCCAGACTCAACAG ACTCCGCCCCCCTCAGGGACTCCGCCCCCCTCAGGGAGGCCTTGCTACAGGATCAGGTGGAGAAACTGAACAGGGAGAACACAGAGCGTTCCCATGGCGACCCGGAGGCTGAGGGGGTTGGTGTGgacggaggaggtggaggaagggcgGAGTTACTAGGGTTGATCCTGGGTGAACAGCACGTCCCAGCGGTCCCTTCTTTagcgggggaagaggaggggtggagcagcccgggtgagcaggaggaggagaaggagcaggaggaggaggaggagggagacgttTTCAGGGACTCTGAgtcggaggtggaggaggagaaagaggagggagagctaAAGGTGAAGGAGCCtccgggagaggaggaggaggaggaggagaagcggagaggaggagagggcgaggaggaggagacatcaGAACAGCAGGTGCTTCGGCCTGCTGTCGACATTCCCACACAGAATCCTGAGAGCAGTCTCCCGTCACTGGAGAG CTCTGAGGTGGCGGCCAGCAGTAAACGACGAGtcacagaggaggaggtggtcaaGGATGACCTGAAGAAGAgccgggtggaggagaaggaggtggaggagaagggagtggaggaggaggagggaggacgagtACCTGAGGAGGAAGAGCCGGACACTGCCCAATCACACTCCCTGGAGTcggaggaggtggatggagaGTCGAGCGTGAAAGAGTACATGATCG actccagccctccaccttcTGCCCCTTTCGAACACCGCATTGTGGTACCCAAACCTCACCAGATAGCCACCTTCTACAGCATCAACAGAGAGGAGGTCTTAGGAGG gggACGTTTTGGACAGGTTCACAAGTGTGTGGAGAACTCGTCAGGTCTGACGCTGGCTGCCAAGATTATCAAAGCCAGAAGCCTGAAGGAGAAG GAGGTGGTTAAGAACGAGATCCAGGTGATGAACCAGCTTAACCACGCCAACCTGATCCAGCTGTACGCTGCCTTCGAATCTCGCCACGACATCATCCTCGTCATGGAATA CGTGGACGGTGGGGAGCTGTTCGACCGCATCATCGACGAGAACTACAACCTGACGGAGCTGGACACCGTGCTGTTCATCCGTCAGATCAGCGAGGGCCTGCAGTACATGCACAAGATGTACATCCTCCATCTTGACCTTAAG CCGGAGAACATTCTGTGTGTCAGCCGAGTCACAAACAAGATCAAGATCATCGACTTTGGTCTGGCCAGGAG GTACAAGCCCAGGGAGAAGCTGAGGGTGAACTTTGGGACACCTGAGTTCCTGGCTCCAGAGGTCATCAACTACGAGTTTGTTTCATTCCCAACTGATATGTGGAGCCTGGGGGTCATCACTTACATGCT CCTTAGCGGCCTATCCCCGTTCCTGGGCGACGATGATAATGAAACGCTGAACAACATCCTGGCGTGCCAGTGGAACTTCGAGGAGGAAGAGTTTACAGAGATCTCAGAGGAGGCCAAAGACTTCATCACTCGTCTGCTGGTCAAGAGCAAAAG CTGGAGGATGAGCGCAGCAGAGTCTCTCCGACACCCATGGCTGTCAGACCACAGTCTCCACTACCGCCTGCATCAAAAA AAAAACAAGTGCCACTCCACACacgcccctcctccagagagctAG
- the mylk4b gene encoding myosin light chain kinase family member 4 isoform X2, translating into MENLLKDKDIWIVGSVCLVASFLWRRIWNIFSYKRRRDTASSDIQVKDLRGKDGKDKSNLNTKGIKTQKKRSPPDSTDSAPLRDSAPLREALLQDQVEKLNRENTERSHGDPEAEGVGVDGGGGGRAELLGLILGEQHVPAVPSLAGEEEGWSSPGEQEEEKEQEEEEEGDVFRDSESEVEEEKEEGELKVKEPPGEEEEEEEKRRGGEGEEEETSEQQVLRPAVDIPTQNPESSLPSLESSEVAASSKRRVTEEEVVKDDLKKSRVEEKEVEEKGVEEEEGGRVPEEEEPDTAQSHSLESEEVDGESSVKEYMIDSSPPPSAPFEHRIVVPKPHQIATFYSINREEVLGGGRFGQVHKCVENSSGLTLAAKIIKARSLKEKEVVKNEIQVMNQLNHANLIQLYAAFESRHDIILVMEYVDGGELFDRIIDENYNLTELDTVLFIRQISEGLQYMHKMYILHLDLKPENILCVSRVTNKIKIIDFGLARRYKPREKLRVNFGTPEFLAPEVINYEFVSFPTDMWSLGVITYMLLSGLSPFLGDDDNETLNNILACQWNFEEEEFTEISEEAKDFITRLLVKSKSWRMSAAESLRHPWLSDHSLHYRLHQKKNKCHSTHAPPPES; encoded by the exons ATGGAAAACCTCCTGAAGGATAAGGATATATGGATCGTGGGGAGTGTCTGTTTAGTGGCTTCTTTCCTCTGGAGAAGGATCTGGAATATTTTCTCCTACAAGAGGAGAAGGGACACAGCGTCCTCAGACATCcag gTGAAAGACCTCAGAGGAAAGGATGGGAAGGACAAGTCCAACCTTAACACAAAGGGCATTAAGACCCAGAAGAAGAGGAGTCCCCCAGACTCAACAG ACTCCGCCCCCCTCAGGGACTCCGCCCCCCTCAGGGAGGCCTTGCTACAGGATCAGGTGGAGAAACTGAACAGGGAGAACACAGAGCGTTCCCATGGCGACCCGGAGGCTGAGGGGGTTGGTGTGgacggaggaggtggaggaagggcgGAGTTACTAGGGTTGATCCTGGGTGAACAGCACGTCCCAGCGGTCCCTTCTTTagcgggggaagaggaggggtggagcagcccgggtgagcaggaggaggagaaggagcaggaggaggaggaggagggagacgttTTCAGGGACTCTGAgtcggaggtggaggaggagaaagaggagggagagctaAAGGTGAAGGAGCCtccgggagaggaggaggaggaggaggagaagcggagaggaggagagggcgaggaggaggagacatcaGAACAGCAGGTGCTTCGGCCTGCTGTCGACATTCCCACACAGAATCCTGAGAGCAGTCTCCCGTCACTGGAGAG CTCTGAGGTGGCGGCCAGCAGTAAACGACGAGtcacagaggaggaggtggtcaaGGATGACCTGAAGAAGAgccgggtggaggagaaggaggtggaggagaagggagtggaggaggaggagggaggacgagtACCTGAGGAGGAAGAGCCGGACACTGCCCAATCACACTCCCTGGAGTcggaggaggtggatggagaGTCGAGCGTGAAAGAGTACATGATCG actccagccctccaccttcTGCCCCTTTCGAACACCGCATTGTGGTACCCAAACCTCACCAGATAGCCACCTTCTACAGCATCAACAGAGAGGAGGTCTTAGGAGG gggACGTTTTGGACAGGTTCACAAGTGTGTGGAGAACTCGTCAGGTCTGACGCTGGCTGCCAAGATTATCAAAGCCAGAAGCCTGAAGGAGAAG GAGGTGGTTAAGAACGAGATCCAGGTGATGAACCAGCTTAACCACGCCAACCTGATCCAGCTGTACGCTGCCTTCGAATCTCGCCACGACATCATCCTCGTCATGGAATA CGTGGACGGTGGGGAGCTGTTCGACCGCATCATCGACGAGAACTACAACCTGACGGAGCTGGACACCGTGCTGTTCATCCGTCAGATCAGCGAGGGCCTGCAGTACATGCACAAGATGTACATCCTCCATCTTGACCTTAAG CCGGAGAACATTCTGTGTGTCAGCCGAGTCACAAACAAGATCAAGATCATCGACTTTGGTCTGGCCAGGAG GTACAAGCCCAGGGAGAAGCTGAGGGTGAACTTTGGGACACCTGAGTTCCTGGCTCCAGAGGTCATCAACTACGAGTTTGTTTCATTCCCAACTGATATGTGGAGCCTGGGGGTCATCACTTACATGCT CCTTAGCGGCCTATCCCCGTTCCTGGGCGACGATGATAATGAAACGCTGAACAACATCCTGGCGTGCCAGTGGAACTTCGAGGAGGAAGAGTTTACAGAGATCTCAGAGGAGGCCAAAGACTTCATCACTCGTCTGCTGGTCAAGAGCAAAAG CTGGAGGATGAGCGCAGCAGAGTCTCTCCGACACCCATGGCTGTCAGACCACAGTCTCCACTACCGCCTGCATCAAAAA AAAAACAAGTGCCACTCCACACacgcccctcctccagagagctAG